One Hordeum vulgare subsp. vulgare chromosome 4H, MorexV3_pseudomolecules_assembly, whole genome shotgun sequence DNA window includes the following coding sequences:
- the LOC123451175 gene encoding ethylene-responsive transcription factor ERF022-like, which produces MELVPDNAAGVAAAEQYRGVRKRKWGKWVSEIREPGKKTRIWLGSFESPEMAAVAHDVAALRLRGHEARLNFPGLAHLFRRPDTAEPDDIRAAALEAAAQVRFRPDLLLQPGGCGSSGGGGGFPDRIDDAAWDVLLRSDDLEPESPNMWAELAEAMLLAPPVWEGSAVDNDEWSQGSLWDPSCWSY; this is translated from the coding sequence ATGGAGCTCGTGCCGGACAATGCCGCCGGCGTTGCGGCGGCAGAGCAGTACCGCGGGGTGAGGAAGAGGAAGTGGGGCAAGTGGGTGTCCGAGATCAGGGAGCCTGGCAAGAAGACGCGCATCTGGCTTGGCAGCTTCGAGTCGCCGGAGATGGCCGCCGTGGCGCACGACGTGGCCGCGCTCCGGCTACGGGGGCACGAGGCCAGGCTCAACTTCCCGGGCCTCGCCCACCTCTTCCGCCGGCCGGACACCGCCGAGCCTGACGACATCCGTGCGGCTGCGCTGGAGGCCGCGGCGCAGGTCCGGTTCAGGCCCGACCTCCTGCTACAGCCGGGCGGCTgtggcagcagcggcggcggcggcggcttcccgGACCGGATCGATGACGCGGCGTGGGATGTCCTGCTTCGCTCTGATGATCTGGAGCCCGAGTCGCCCAACATGTGGGCGGAGCTGGCGGAGGCCATGCTCTTGGCCCCACCTGTCTGGGAGGGCAGCGCGGTGGACAATGACGAGTGGTCCCAAGGCTCGCTCTGGGACCCATCTTGCTGGAGCTACTGA